The following are from one region of the Sulfurimicrobium lacus genome:
- the tusB gene encoding sulfurtransferase complex subunit TusB, translating to MLHIVNKSPLDRNALDSALRMAKPGSTILLIEDGIYAVTKGNKAEGAIREAMKTVTVSALWPDLEARGMQDTVIDGVKQVDYSGFVDLVAESSSVMSWL from the coding sequence ATGTTGCACATCGTTAACAAATCACCGCTGGACAGAAATGCTCTCGATAGCGCCTTGCGCATGGCCAAGCCGGGTAGCACCATTCTTCTTATCGAAGATGGAATCTATGCCGTGACCAAGGGAAACAAAGCCGAAGGCGCGATCAGGGAAGCCATGAAAACCGTGACTGTCAGCGCGCTATGGCCTGATCTGGAAGCGCGTGGCATGCAGGATACCGTTATTGACGGTGTAAAGCAGGTTGACTACAGCGGGTTCGTGGACCTGGTTGCGGAAAGCAGTTCCGTCATGTCCTGGTTGTAA
- a CDS encoding TusE/DsrC/DsvC family sulfur relay protein: MGFEINGKTYETDEEGYLVNLAEWDEEAAKYLAIEEKVEMTESHWEVINFLREYYNDYQIAPAVRVLTKAIGKKLGPEKGNSKYLYELFPYGPAKQACKIAGLPKPTGCI; the protein is encoded by the coding sequence ATGGGCTTCGAAATCAACGGCAAGACCTACGAAACAGACGAAGAAGGCTATCTGGTTAACCTGGCTGAGTGGGACGAAGAAGCAGCCAAGTACCTGGCCATCGAAGAAAAAGTCGAGATGACCGAATCGCACTGGGAAGTGATCAACTTCCTGCGCGAGTACTACAACGACTACCAAATCGCACCGGCTGTGCGCGTGCTGACCAAAGCGATCGGCAAAAAGCTCGGGCCGGAAAAGGGCAACAGCAAGTACCTGTACGAACTGTTCCCTTACGGACCTGCCAAGCAAGCCTGTAAAATTGCTGGCCTGCCGAAGCCTACCGG
- the tusC gene encoding sulfurtransferase complex subunit TusC yields MTESTGGIDMEDDASGTIKKFAFINRKAPYGTIYALESLEVVLISAAFDQDVSLVFADDGVYQLKKGQATKAVGMKNFSPTYRALEGYDIEKLYVEKESMEARGLTADDLIVDVEVLGAAELAALLEEQDVVLSF; encoded by the coding sequence ATGACTGAAAGTACGGGTGGGATCGATATGGAAGATGACGCTTCCGGGACTATTAAGAAATTCGCCTTTATCAACCGCAAAGCGCCCTATGGCACGATCTACGCATTGGAATCTCTCGAGGTCGTGCTGATCAGCGCAGCGTTTGATCAGGATGTGAGCCTGGTGTTCGCAGACGACGGCGTCTACCAGCTCAAGAAGGGCCAGGCTACCAAAGCGGTTGGGATGAAAAACTTTTCTCCTACCTATCGCGCCCTGGAAGGCTACGACATCGAAAAACTGTATGTCGAGAAGGAGTCCATGGAAGCCCGCGGGTTGACGGCTGACGATCTGATCGTTGACGTTGAAGTGCTGGGTGCGGCTGAATTGGCTGCCTTGCTCGAAGAGCAAGACGTGGTTCTGAGTTTCTAG